One window of the Rosa rugosa chromosome 3, drRosRugo1.1, whole genome shotgun sequence genome contains the following:
- the LOC133738089 gene encoding peptidyl-prolyl cis-trans isomerase — translation MAAQNPKVFFDMTIGGQPAGRIVMELYADTTPRTAENFRALCTGEKGVGRSGKPLHYKGSSFHRVIPGFMCQGGDFTAGNGTGGESIYGAKFADENFVKKHTGPGILSMANAGPGTNGSQFFVCTAKTEWLDGKHVVFGQVVEGLDVVKNIEKVGSSSGRTAKPVVVADCGQLS, via the coding sequence ATGGCCGCTCAAAACCCTAAGGTGTTCTTCGACATGACGATCGGAGGCCAGCCGGCCGGCCGCATCGTCATGGAGCTCTACGCCGACACCACCCCTCGCACCGCCGAGAACTTCCGTGCTCTCTGCACCGGTGAGAAGGGCGTCGGCCGCTCCGGCAAGCCCCTCCACTACAAGGGATCGTCCTTCCACCGTGTGATCCCCGGGTTCATGTGCCAGGGAGGTGACTTCACCGCCGGAAACGGCACCGGAGGCGAGTCGATCTACGGCGCCAAGTTCGCCGACGAGAACTTCGTCAAGAAGCACACCGGCCCCGGCATCCTCTCCATGGCGAATGCCGGCCCCGGCACCAACGGATCTCAGTTCTTCGTCTGTACTGCTAAGACCGAGTGGCTCGACGGCAAGCACGTCGTGTTCGGCCAGGTCGTCGAGGGTCTCGACGTCGTCAAGAACATCGAGAAGGTTGGGTCTAGCTCTGGAAGGACCGCCAAGCCTGTTGTGGTCGCCGACTGTGGCCAGCTCTCTTAG